A DNA window from Coffea arabica cultivar ET-39 chromosome 6c, Coffea Arabica ET-39 HiFi, whole genome shotgun sequence contains the following coding sequences:
- the LOC113693185 gene encoding uncharacterized protein, protein MKINTDAAIPTKPAGAELGMIARDSDGNIVQARGIRKYSSGGAEMEEADALRQGLLMAREAGWRRIEMQTDCKAAIETICKTGLGETPIGTIIEDIRHLSDMFQDCTFSFVYRDGNRNAHKMAQFATKLVSKIIWKQSFPLWFKESIQEDNRTNVLLCN, encoded by the coding sequence ATGAAGATAAACACTGATGCTGCGATTCCTACTAAACCAGCAGGAGCTGAGTTAGGAATGATAGCGAGAGATAGTGATGGAAACATTGTCCAAGCAAGAGGCATCAGGAAGTATAGCAGTGGAGGTGCGGAAATGGAAGAGGCAGATGCACTTCGACAAGGCTTGCTAATGGCTAGAGAAGCTGGATGGCGAAGAATTGAAATGCAAACTGATTGCAAAGCTGCCATTGAAACAATATGCAAGACAGGCTTGGGTGAAACACCAATTGGCACGATCATAGAAGATATTAGACATTTGAGTGACATGTTCCAAGACTgtactttttcttttgtgtaTAGAGATGGAAATAGAAATGCTCATAAAATGGCACAATTTGCAACTAAACTTGTTTCCAAGATAATATGGAAACAAAGTTTCCCCCTGTGGTTCAAAGAGAGTATACAGGAGGATAATAGGACCAATGTCCTTTTATGTAACTAA